The genomic interval TGCTTCTGCCAGTCCAGGCCCACGCGGCCAAAGGCAATCTCCACCAGCTCGCGCACGGTGTGCGTCTCGTTGGTGGCCACCACGTAGTCCTCCGCCTCCGGCTGCTGGAGCATCCGCCACATGGCGTCCACGTAGTCGCCCGCGAAACCCCAGTCGCGCTTGGCGTCCAGGTTGCCCATGGGCAGCTTCTCCTGGAGGCCCATCTTGATGCGCGCGACGTTGTAGGTGACTTTGCGCGTGACGAACTCGAGGCCCCGGCGCGGCGACTCGTGGTTGAAGAGGATGCCGCTCACCGCGAACAGACCGAACGACTCGCGGTAGTTCACGGTGATGTGGTGGCCGTAGGCCTTGGCCACGCCGTAGGGGCTGCGCGGATAGAAGGGCGTGTCCTCCGTCTGGGGGACTTCCAGCACCTTGCCGAACATCTCGCTGGAGGACGCCTGGTAGAAGCGCGCCTGCGGACGCGTGTGGCGGATGGCCTCCAGCATCTTCGTCACGCCCAGCGCGGTGAACTCACCGGTGAGCACCGGCTGGTTCCAGCTGGTGGGGACGAAGGACTGCGCCGCCAGGTTGTACACCTCGTCGGGCTTGACCAGGTTCAGCAGCGCCGCGAGCGAGAACTGGTCCAACAGGTCGCCCTGGTGCAGCTGAATCTTGCCGTGCAGGTGTTGGATGCGCTCGAACTTCTCTTCCGACGAGCGCCGCACCATGCCGTGGACTTCGTAGCCCTTCGAAAGCAGCAGCTCCGCGAGGTAGCTGCCGTCTTGCCCCGTGATGCCTGTAATGAGTGCGCGCTTGGTCGCCATGGCCTTTTTCGCTGTTGGCTGGAAGACGCACTTTGTACCTGACGCGGTTACCCGGAGCCAACCGTTCCCGATGGCTTCGGACTTGAAAGCGACGAGACGCGTGCGAAGTTACGTCGGACCCACCTGCCTGGAGCCCGGTCATGCGTCACCCCATTGTCTTCATCCTGGCGGCATCGCTGTCTGGCGCGGTTGCATCCGCTCAACCCTTGCAGGTTCCCGCTTTCAGCCAGACGACACCTGGCCCCAGCACCATCGGCGGCTCCATCCGAGACGTCGCCATCTGGGTCGGGCCACCAAGCGCTGATGCTGGCTCGGACGCGGGCCCCAGTGGCTTGCTCCTGACGGCGTACAACAATCAAAACGCAGGACTCGCCACGTTTGGGTTGGATGGTCAACAGCTCGAGAATGAACAGCTGGACGGACCGGTGGTCAGCGTCGCGATTCGCGAGGGTTTTCGATTGGGCGCGAACACGCTCTCGCTGGCGGTGACGAGCAACCCGGGCGTCGGCCTGCTGGCCTACTCCGTGGATGGACAGCGGACGCTGGACCGCGTGCAACGGATTGGTCCCGGACCCTTCTTCCTCACCAACGCGGCCTTCACCACCGTGGCGTTCTACCGCAGCCCCGGCTCCGGCCGCCTCTTCATCTTCGCCAGCAACGACGCGGGCGCGCTCTCGCAGTTCGAGATGTCGGGAGAAGATGGTGGACTGTCCGCCACCCTGGTCAACCGGGCCATCACCGTGAGTGGACCCATCACGGGCATGGTCGCCGACGACGAGAATCGTGCCCTGTACGTGGTCCAGGCGGGCAGGGCCATCTGGCGCTTCGACGCGGAGCCCACGGGGGGTAGCACTTCTGTCCCGGTGGTCGATCTGACGGCGGCGGACAGCAAGCTGTCCAAGAACGTCAACCGGCTGGCGCTGTACCGCGCGGCCAACGGTGAGGGCTATCTGCTGGCCGCGGACACCCAGGCGGGCTCCTTCGCCGTGCTGGACCGCCGCTCGTATGCCTTCCTCGGGTCGTTCGTCGTGGTGCCTGGAACCCATGGCGTGGGTGGGGCCACGGCGCCTCGCGCGCTGGCGGTGACGTCGGGCCCCGTGGGGGCGTTTCCGGATGGCTTGTTCGTCGCGCAGAACTCTTCCACCACGGGCACGGATGACCTGAAGCTCGTACGGTGGGACGCGGTGGCGCTGGCCTTCAATCCGCCGCTGCGCATCGACACCCGGCCGGCTGGAGGGGTCGACGGCGGCGTGGATGCTGGCGTGGACGCGGGCTCGGACGGAGGGGGTGGGGGAGGCGTCGGTCCTCCGCCCACCCCAGGCGGTCACCTTCCCCCCGAGAGCGAGGGCTCCGGGTGCTCCTGTGCCTCCGCGTCCGTGCCTGGCAGTGTGCTCTTCGGCCTGCTGGCCCTGGGGCTGTCGAGGCTCCGTCGCCGCCGCGAGCGTTGATGCGCGTTGCCTCGAGGCGCGGGGCGCGGTGAAGTGCGGACGCTCATGCGTTCACCGCGTCCCTTCCTCATCGCGCTCGCCGCCTGTGCCGCCGCTTGTGCGAGCACTCCTCCCGCCGCGACTTCCTCCACTCCCCCTCCGGCCCCCGTGCGAATCACACTGGTGGGCCTCAACGACTTCCACGGCCACGTCGAGCCCCACCTCAACAAGCTCGGCGACGGGCAGGTGGTGGAGTTCGGCGGCGCCGCGATGTTGTCCTCGTACGTCGCCCGGTTGCGCGAGGACAACCCGGGAGGGGTCCTCGTCCTGGATGGAGGCGACATGTTCCAGGGCACGCTCGCGTCCAACCTCACCGAGGGCGCCATCGTGGTGGATGTGTACAACCACGTGGAGGTCACCGCAGCGGCCCTGGGCAACCACGAGTTCGACTACGGCCCGGTGGGCCCCGCGCCCATGGCCTCGGGCTCCGGAGACGACCCGCTCGGTGCGCTCAAGGCGCGCGTGAAGCAGGCGCGCTTCCCCATGTTGTCCGCCAACCTGCGGGATGCCGCCACCGGCAAGATTCCCGCGTGGTTGGGCAATGACGGCACGCACCTGGTCACCGTGAAGGGCATCCGCGTGGGCCTCGTGGGGCTCACCACCGAGGAGACGCCGCTCGTCACCAACCCCGCCAACGTGGACACCTTGCGCTTCGCGCCGCTGGCGTCCTCCGCGCTGGAGGCCTCGCGCTCGCTGCGTCAGCGCGGCGCGGACGTGGTGGTGGTGGTGGCGCATGCGGGGGGCAAGTGCTCGGACCTGTCCAACCCTCGGGACACGTCGAGCTGCGAGCGAAGCGCCGCGGAGATTCTCGACATGCTGGGGGCGGTGCCTCCCGGGACGGTGGACGCCGTGGTCGCCGGGCACACGCACCAGACGATGGGCCACTTCTTCGACGGAGTGCCCGTCATCGAGACGAACGGGCTGGGGCGCTCGTTGGGGGTGGTGGAGTTGTTCGTGGACCCAATCAGTCGCCAGGTGCAGCCCACGCTCACGCGAATCCAGGCGGCCATTCCCTTGTGCGCCCAGGTGGACGCGGTCCATGGGGACTGTGACGGGCGAAGCCTGCGTGCGCGCTCCGGCGTGAAGCTCGCGCCCGCGACGTTCCTGGGCGGCCCCGTGCCGCCGGACGCGGCGGTGACGCGGCTCTTGGCGCCCACGCTCGCGGAGGTGGAGGCGGCGCAGTGGCAGGCCTCGGGCGTGTCTTGTGCCTCGGCGCTGTCGCGCGGCTTCACGGAGGAGAGCGCGCTGGGGAACCTCATGGCGGACGCGCTGCGCGAGGCTGCGGGCGCGGATGCCGCGCTGATGAACCCGGGCGGCATCCGGGCCGACCTGCCAGGTGGGGCGCTGTCCTTCGGCCACGTCTACCAGGCGCTGCCCTTCGACAACACCGTGGCGGTGCTCACCCTCACGGGCACGGAGTTGAAGCGGCTGCTGGAACTGGCGCATGGCGTGGACAAGGGCGCGGTGTTCGCCGTGTCCGGGTTGGAGCTGACGCTGGCCCGCTGCCCGGGGCCCGGCCGCCTCCAGTCCGTCACCCTGACGGGGGGAAAGCCCGTGGTGCCCGAGCGCACCTACCGGTTGGCCGTGCCGGACTTCCTCGCCCGGGGAGGGGATGGCCTGGACGGGGTGACGAAGCCCCTGCCTCCCGAGCGCGCCGAACTGGCGCCGTTCCGGGGCATGGATCTGCGTGAAGCGCTGATCTCCTACGGCAAGACTCACGGGGGGGTACTCCCCAAACCGGCGCTGGGACGCGTGCGCTACAGCGGTGTCGCGGACACCTGTCCCACCGCGGCGCGCTGAGGGAGCCGGGGCTGAAAATTCGGCCGGGACCTGATCCGCTGAGGGTGAACCGCCCGGCCAACCCTTGGAAACATCAGAGAAAACGCTCCCGGGCCGAATTTTCGGCCTGGGATCAGTTTTCAACGGAGGCAAGAGTCCTTACTCTAGGGCTCGCGGGGATTCGCGCCGAGGTGGCCCCATCAGGGACTGCGTGCGTGGGTGCTCGAGAGCGGGAGGGACCGACATGCTCTACAAAGTGACCCCGATGATGACGCCGCCGCCGGAGAAGGCGAAGCCGCGTGAGCCGGGGCAGCCTCAGCCGAGAAAGCGGCGCAAGTCCGCGGTCTACGACGCTGATGGTCACGAGGTGCTCATCTCGCTGATGTGTATCAAGTGCCGCACGCTGAAGCCGCTGGCCCAGTTCGGTCTGCGGAAGATGGCGGATGGCGCCATCCGGAATCAGCCGTGGTGCCGCACGTGCCGCTCGGGTGCGGGGACCAAGAAGCCGAAGGCCGGAAAGGGCGAGGCCGCCGCGCCCGCCGAGGCCGCGCCGGTGCTCCAGGTCGTCGAGACCGAGGCTCCCGCTTCCAAGTCCCCCGCCTCCGCGCCCCAGGCGCCGACTCCGGCCACCCGGGGCTGAAGGCCGCGGTCCGGCGGTTACGACAACCGCAGGCCCGCGGGGAGCGTGTCGCCCAGCGCGCGCGCTTCGTCCGCGGCTTCGAGCGCGACCACCTCGCGCACCATGCGAACCCACGTCTCCGAGGCCTTGGCCGCGACCAGGGCCTGGGCCGCGCGCTCGCGCAAGGCGGGGTCCACGTCGCGCGTGCGATCTCCAGTGAGCCGCGCCAGCTGCGCGGCGGCGAAGGGCGCGCCGTCAATCTTCCGCAAGTCGAGCTCCAGCAGCAGCGTGAGCCACGCCTCCGCGGTCTCCACGTCCACCACCTTGTGGCTGCTGCCGTAGAGGGGCACGCGCGCGCCCAGTCGTCCCAGGGACCAGGCCCAGGGGCCACCGGAGCGGGCCTCCGCCTTCAGCCGCTCGGCAATCCAGCGCCCCACCTCCGCCTTGTCGCTGGGGGCCAGGTGCTCCAGCGAGGCCGCCGTGCGCACCATCTCCTCCAACCCCTCGGGTTGGATTCCCTTGAGCTTGCCGGCCGCGGGTGCGTTGGGCGGAACCTTCCGGGCCAGGTGCGGTTGCAGGTACGCGTAGAGCTTCTGCTGCTGCGCCTCCGTCAGACCGCCGGCGATGCGGCGCCACATCACCCAGAACTCGGTCCACACGGCCTTGTCCTGGTGGTGCTGCACCAGCGCCTCGAAGAGGCTGAAGGTCTGCTCCGCGCGCCAGCCGTCCAGCGGATAGCCGAAGCCCGGGCGCAAGGTGAAGCCCGCGAGGCTGTAGAAGACGCGCTCGTGGTCCTCGGTGCGCCGCCGCTTGCTGGCGCCCGCGTAGAGCGTGCTCCACATCTCGCGCAACACCGGCACGCGCCACGTCTCGCGAGGCCCCAACGCCTTCTCCAGCGTCTTGCCCAACTGCTTCACGTCCTTGGGGCCCAGGGGCAGGGGCTTGTTGCCGTAGACGCGCTCGATGTTCTCCTTCGCCTCGGCGAAGCGCGCGGGCATGGACTCGGTGACGGTCAGCTCATGTGAGCCGCCCGTGCCGCGCAGCTCGAACTCGAGCCGCCACCGCTCGTCCGCGACGTTGGAGACGCAATAGAGCTCCAGCGTCCCAATCTCCGTCAGCACGGCCTGGAGGTGCACGGGCACATCCGCGACCTTCCCCGCCGCGCCCTTGAGCAGCGTGTGGATGGGCGGCAGCGGCTTGAGGTCCTCCGCCAGCGGCACCAGGTCCCCGGGCTTGTCGATTCGGTCGCTCGTCGTCGAGTAGAGCTGGAACTGCACCGGACGGCCCAGGGTGAGCGTGAAGGGCCGCGTGCCCAGGTCGACCTTCTGTCCCTCCTCGAAGCCTCGGGGGATGAGACAGAGCGCCGGCTGCTCCTCGCTGTCCGCCGCGCGCTGCAGGCCCACGTAGTACGCACGCGCCGCGCCGCCGCCGATGCGCAGCCCGTGCCCGCGCCGCACCAACCCGTAGTACGCCGCGCCGCGAGCGACGGCGAGCTCCAGCGACTCGTGCCGCAGCAGGGCGACTTTCGGCGCCTGGGGCCACCACGCGGAGACAGCCTCCACCAGCCGCTCCGAAATCCAGGGCGAGTTGAACACGCCGCCGTTGAGGAGGATGGCGTCGGGGCGGGGCAGGGCGCCCTCGAAGGGAGGTGCCTCGCCCAGCGCCGCGAAGCCCGCCGCCGCGTGCTGCGCGAGGAACGCGGCCAGGTGGCGAGTCACCGCCGCGTCCTGCACGTACGGCAGGCCCAACTCCTGGAGCGCCATGCGCGCGGCGCGCCGGGGCCGCTCGGTGGGCGCGGTGCGGGGGAAGAACCCATCGAGCACCAGCGCATGCGCCTCGTCGCGCGTGAGCTCGGAGGACAACGTTCCGCCCAACAGCCGGCTGCCCTCGCCCGCGAGCGACACGCCGTACTTCTCGGGCGGCGCCTTGCCGAGCAGGGCTTCCTTGGCGGTGCGCGCGGCTTGAATCGCCTGCGTCCACTGCGTCGCGGACAGACGGCGCCCGTCCGGGAGCAGCTTCTCCTCTACCCGGCGCGCCAGCGCGGCGTCCATGTTGTCGCCGCCCAGCATGAGGTGGTCGCCCACCGCGAGCCGCCGGAGCATGGGGCCCTCGGGGGACACGCCCGCGTGGACCAGCGTGAAGTCCGTGGTGCCGCCGCCCACGTCGACGACCAGCACGAGGCGGACGTTCGAGAGCGTCTGCTCCAGGTCCGAGCGGTGGCGGGCCGTGTAGTCGTAGAAGGCCGCCTGCGGCTCCTCCAGCAGGGTGAACTTCTCCAGCCCCGCCTTGCGCGCGGCGCTCACCGTGAGGGCGCGCGCGGCCTCGTCGAACGAAGCGGGGACGGTGATGACCACCTCCTGCTTCGACAAGGGCGCGTCCGGGTGCGCGAAGTCCCACGCTCGCGCCATGTGCGTCAGCAAGAGCGCGCTGGCGTCGACGGGGGACAGCTTCTGGATGTCGGCCGGCGCACCCCACGGGAGGATGGGCGCGGACCGGTCCACGCCCGGGTGACACAGCCAGCTCTTGGCGCTGGCAATCAGCCGGCCCGGCACCCGCGCGCCCTGCCAGCGCGCCAGCTCACCCACCACCCACGGGCCCCCATCATCGCCCCAGGGGAGGCGCAGCGAATCGGCGCTCAGCTCGTGGCCCGCCGGCACATACACGGTGGAGGGCAACAGCGCGCGCGGCGCCACCTCTCCCTGGCGGACGAGCTGCGGGACGGGGAAGTCCTCCACGGGCGCGCTCGCGCCCCGGGAAGGGTCCACGGACGCCACCGCGCAGTGGGTGGTGCCCAGGTCGATGCCGACGATTCGCATACACCTCCGGTTGCCGGTCGGCGTTCTACTCCTTCATGCGGACGTTGAGCTCAAGCTTCCAGCGCCCGGGGCCACCTTTCTCCAGGCAGCGCAGCTCCAGCGTCCCCACCTCCGTCACCGCGGCCTGCAGGTTGACGGGCGTCAGGTCGCCGAAGGCCGACGGCTGTCCGGGCATCGTGGTCTCGATGGGCGCCAGCTCCTCCATCTCGCCCTTCGCCAGCTCGTCCGCCACGTCATCCACCATGACGCCGACCGAGTCGTCGCGCCGCACGGAGGAGGAGAAGAAGCGGAAGCTGGTGGGCTCGCCCGTGACGAGGCCGAACTCCTGCGGTGGCACATCCGCCTGCGTGCCTTCCTCCATGCCGAACGGCGCCACGCACAGCGCCTTCACGGGAGGCTCGAAGCCGGGCACCGCGGGCATCGCCGACTCCACGCCCACGTAGTACGCGCGCGCCGTGCCGCCGCGGATGCGCAGCCCGTGCCCCTGCTTCACCCAGCCGTAGTACGCGGCGCCTCTCGCCACCGAGAGGTCCAGGTCCGCGCCCTCCAGCTCCTTGGCGGGCTGGCCTCCGTCCGCCTTCAGCCACAGGTTGAGCACCTCCATGACGCGCGCCTTGAGCGGGCCCGCCTTGAAGACGCCGCCGTTGAAGAGCACCGCCGTCGGATGGAGGAACGACTTGTCGCCGATGGCGACCGGTGCGTCATGGCTGCTCGCGAGCGCCTGCGCCTGCCGCGTGAGGAAGGCCGCCAGGTGCCGCGACACGCCCGCGTCCTGCGCGTAGGGCAGCGCCATCTGCGCCAGGCCCGTGCGCCGCGCCGTGCGAGGCAGCTCCGCCAGCGGCGTCACCGGGAAGAAGCCATCGGTGAGGACTCGCTCCAGCTCCTCGCGCGTCAGCTCCGTGCGCAGCGTTCCGCCGATGAGCGACGAGCCCCGGCTGGGGACGGAGATGGACACCTTGTCCAGGGACGTGTCCGCGTACAGCGTCTCCTTGGCCTGCCGGCATCCGTGGGTGAGGGCGTTGAACTGCCACGGGTCCAGCTTCTTTCCCTCGGCGACCAGGCGCTGGTTGAGCGTGTGCGCCAGCGCCAGGTCCATGTTGTCGCCACCCAAGAGGATGTGGTCGCCCACGGCCACGCGCAGGAGCTCCACCTCGCCGTCCCTGTCCCGCACGGTAATGACGGAGAAGTCCGTGGTGCCGCCGCCCACGTCCACCACGAGGATGACCTCGCCGGGCTGCACCTGCTGGCGGAAGGACTCACCCATCGCCTCCAGCCACGCGTACAGCGCGGCCTGCGGCTCCTCCAACAGCGTGACGTGCTCGATGCCCGCCGCCTTGGCCGCCTCCAGCGTCAGCTCGCGGGCCGCCGCGTCGAACGAGGCGGGCACGGTGACGATGACGTCCTGCTCGGCCAGCGCGTTGCCGGAGCTCTCGCGGTCCTTGGCGAAGGTGGTGTCCCACGCCTCCTTGAGGTGGCGCAGGAAGCGCGCGGACGCATCCAGTGGGGACACGCGCTGCACATCTTCTGGGGCCTGCCACGGCAAGAGCGCCGAGCGCCGGTCCACGCCGGGATGGGACAGCCAGCTCTTGGGCGAGGACACCAGCCGCGTGGGCACCTTGGCCCCGTGTGAGCGCGCCAGCTCTCCGATGATGGAGGTGGCCTCGGGGTTCCACGGCAGCGCGAGGCTCCCCTTGGGGAACTCCTGCGCGGCGGGCAGATAGAGGAAGGAGGGCAACAGCGGCCTCGCCTCCACCGTGCCGGGCGCGGTGAGCTGGGGGATGGGCAGCATGGACTGCGCGCGGCCCCGGGACTTTCCGTCCTCCAGGTTGAAGTACGACACCGCGGAGTGGGTGGTGCCAAGGTCGATGCCGATGGAATAGCGGGCCATATCGGGCTTGAACTCCTTGAAGGCTCCGTTTTTGTCCGGTCTGCGAGTGCGCCGCGGCGGGCTCAGGCGAGCTCGACGTCCGCGGGAGCGAGCACTCGGGGGTCCATGGCGGGGCTCACGGTGGGGAACTTCACCTCCGACACCACCCATCCATGGTGGCGCAGCGTCCCGGTGTGGGGCGGCTGGCCCGTCACGTTGCCGCTCAGGCGGATGCGCTGCGCGTCGAAGCCCGCGGGCACCGTGACGCGGTCTCCCTCCGACTGGGGCAGCACCGGCTGGAGCGTGAGGTACTGGCCCACCACCTTGCGGCACCCCTCATGGACGATGCGGCAGGCTGCTCCCACCTCTGCGTCCGAGAAGGCGGCCACGTTCTCCTGGAGGAAGTCCACCAGCCGGCCCTCTCGTTGGAGCATGGAGAGGAGCGCCAGGGCGCTGGCGTGCTCACGCTCGGGAGGAGGGGCGGGGGCGGGCTCGGGGGGCTTCACCGCCGCCGGGGCGGCCGTGGACTGGCCGGACGGAAGCTGCGCGAGCTTCCCGGAGTCATAAGCCTGGCTGGCGGGGAGCACCGCGCGGGCGAAGTCGCCGGATACCAGACACCGCCAGAAGCAGAGCCAGGCGAGCCAGACGCGCGCGAAGAACGACAGGGAGGCGGACGGGTCAGTCATCGGCTCCGGATAACAAAGCCCGCCTGCTTTGCAATTCGGCAGTTGCTCGAAATGCCCCAAATGCAAAGGGCCTCACGGTTTCCCGTGAGGCCCTCTGTTTTCTGCATGGTGGAGGTGGACGGGATCGAACCGACGACCTTCGCATTGCGAACGCGACGCTCTCCCAACTGAGCTACACCCCCACAACGGGCCCTGCGTGCTGCGCCCGGCGGTTTGGGGCCGCCGAGGTGAACGGGCTAGTACCGGACCCCCACGCAGGTGTCAAGCGCAAGCCTTCACAACTCATCCGTGCGATTGACGTGCCGCGCAGCGGATGCCATAAAAAACCTTCTTCTCCGGCGTACCCTTCCCGCCTGGTGCTGTCCCCCCCGGTAATGTCTACCTCCCCTTCAAAGACGTTGAGCCCGGCCGAGCTCGCGAAGCTCGAACACGCGTTCGCCTCCGACCCGTCA from Myxococcus stipitatus carries:
- the gmd gene encoding GDP-mannose 4,6-dehydratase, with protein sequence MATKRALITGITGQDGSYLAELLLSKGYEVHGMVRRSSEEKFERIQHLHGKIQLHQGDLLDQFSLAALLNLVKPDEVYNLAAQSFVPTSWNQPVLTGEFTALGVTKMLEAIRHTRPQARFYQASSSEMFGKVLEVPQTEDTPFYPRSPYGVAKAYGHHITVNYRESFGLFAVSGILFNHESPRRGLEFVTRKVTYNVARIKMGLQEKLPMGNLDAKRDWGFAGDYVDAMWRMLQQPEAEDYVVATNETHTVRELVEIAFGRVGLDWQKHVVIDPAFVRPAEVDLLIGDPAKAKQKLGWEPKVRFKQLVEMMVDADLERVKAGQR
- a CDS encoding myxosortase-dependent phytase-like phosphatase → MRHPIVFILAASLSGAVASAQPLQVPAFSQTTPGPSTIGGSIRDVAIWVGPPSADAGSDAGPSGLLLTAYNNQNAGLATFGLDGQQLENEQLDGPVVSVAIREGFRLGANTLSLAVTSNPGVGLLAYSVDGQRTLDRVQRIGPGPFFLTNAAFTTVAFYRSPGSGRLFIFASNDAGALSQFEMSGEDGGLSATLVNRAITVSGPITGMVADDENRALYVVQAGRAIWRFDAEPTGGSTSVPVVDLTAADSKLSKNVNRLALYRAANGEGYLLAADTQAGSFAVLDRRSYAFLGSFVVVPGTHGVGGATAPRALAVTSGPVGAFPDGLFVAQNSSTTGTDDLKLVRWDAVALAFNPPLRIDTRPAGGVDGGVDAGVDAGSDGGGGGGVGPPPTPGGHLPPESEGSGCSCASASVPGSVLFGLLALGLSRLRRRRER
- a CDS encoding bifunctional metallophosphatase/5'-nucleotidase, which codes for MRSPRPFLIALAACAAACASTPPAATSSTPPPAPVRITLVGLNDFHGHVEPHLNKLGDGQVVEFGGAAMLSSYVARLREDNPGGVLVLDGGDMFQGTLASNLTEGAIVVDVYNHVEVTAAALGNHEFDYGPVGPAPMASGSGDDPLGALKARVKQARFPMLSANLRDAATGKIPAWLGNDGTHLVTVKGIRVGLVGLTTEETPLVTNPANVDTLRFAPLASSALEASRSLRQRGADVVVVVAHAGGKCSDLSNPRDTSSCERSAAEILDMLGAVPPGTVDAVVAGHTHQTMGHFFDGVPVIETNGLGRSLGVVELFVDPISRQVQPTLTRIQAAIPLCAQVDAVHGDCDGRSLRARSGVKLAPATFLGGPVPPDAAVTRLLAPTLAEVEAAQWQASGVSCASALSRGFTEESALGNLMADALREAAGADAALMNPGGIRADLPGGALSFGHVYQALPFDNTVAVLTLTGTELKRLLELAHGVDKGAVFAVSGLELTLARCPGPGRLQSVTLTGGKPVVPERTYRLAVPDFLARGGDGLDGVTKPLPPERAELAPFRGMDLREALISYGKTHGGVLPKPALGRVRYSGVADTCPTAAR
- a CDS encoding Hsp70 family protein — its product is MRIVGIDLGTTHCAVASVDPSRGASAPVEDFPVPQLVRQGEVAPRALLPSTVYVPAGHELSADSLRLPWGDDGGPWVVGELARWQGARVPGRLIASAKSWLCHPGVDRSAPILPWGAPADIQKLSPVDASALLLTHMARAWDFAHPDAPLSKQEVVITVPASFDEAARALTVSAARKAGLEKFTLLEEPQAAFYDYTARHRSDLEQTLSNVRLVLVVDVGGGTTDFTLVHAGVSPEGPMLRRLAVGDHLMLGGDNMDAALARRVEEKLLPDGRRLSATQWTQAIQAARTAKEALLGKAPPEKYGVSLAGEGSRLLGGTLSSELTRDEAHALVLDGFFPRTAPTERPRRAARMALQELGLPYVQDAAVTRHLAAFLAQHAAAGFAALGEAPPFEGALPRPDAILLNGGVFNSPWISERLVEAVSAWWPQAPKVALLRHESLELAVARGAAYYGLVRRGHGLRIGGGAARAYYVGLQRAADSEEQPALCLIPRGFEEGQKVDLGTRPFTLTLGRPVQFQLYSTTSDRIDKPGDLVPLAEDLKPLPPIHTLLKGAAGKVADVPVHLQAVLTEIGTLELYCVSNVADERWRLEFELRGTGGSHELTVTESMPARFAEAKENIERVYGNKPLPLGPKDVKQLGKTLEKALGPRETWRVPVLREMWSTLYAGASKRRRTEDHERVFYSLAGFTLRPGFGYPLDGWRAEQTFSLFEALVQHHQDKAVWTEFWVMWRRIAGGLTEAQQQKLYAYLQPHLARKVPPNAPAAGKLKGIQPEGLEEMVRTAASLEHLAPSDKAEVGRWIAERLKAEARSGGPWAWSLGRLGARVPLYGSSHKVVDVETAEAWLTLLLELDLRKIDGAPFAAAQLARLTGDRTRDVDPALRERAAQALVAAKASETWVRMVREVVALEAADEARALGDTLPAGLRLS
- a CDS encoding Hsp70 family protein, whose protein sequence is MARYSIGIDLGTTHSAVSYFNLEDGKSRGRAQSMLPIPQLTAPGTVEARPLLPSFLYLPAAQEFPKGSLALPWNPEATSIIGELARSHGAKVPTRLVSSPKSWLSHPGVDRRSALLPWQAPEDVQRVSPLDASARFLRHLKEAWDTTFAKDRESSGNALAEQDVIVTVPASFDAAARELTLEAAKAAGIEHVTLLEEPQAALYAWLEAMGESFRQQVQPGEVILVVDVGGGTTDFSVITVRDRDGEVELLRVAVGDHILLGGDNMDLALAHTLNQRLVAEGKKLDPWQFNALTHGCRQAKETLYADTSLDKVSISVPSRGSSLIGGTLRTELTREELERVLTDGFFPVTPLAELPRTARRTGLAQMALPYAQDAGVSRHLAAFLTRQAQALASSHDAPVAIGDKSFLHPTAVLFNGGVFKAGPLKARVMEVLNLWLKADGGQPAKELEGADLDLSVARGAAYYGWVKQGHGLRIRGGTARAYYVGVESAMPAVPGFEPPVKALCVAPFGMEEGTQADVPPQEFGLVTGEPTSFRFFSSSVRRDDSVGVMVDDVADELAKGEMEELAPIETTMPGQPSAFGDLTPVNLQAAVTEVGTLELRCLEKGGPGRWKLELNVRMKE
- a CDS encoding DUF2760 domain-containing protein; this translates as MTDPSASLSFFARVWLAWLCFWRCLVSGDFARAVLPASQAYDSGKLAQLPSGQSTAAPAAVKPPEPAPAPPPEREHASALALLSMLQREGRLVDFLQENVAAFSDAEVGAACRIVHEGCRKVVGQYLTLQPVLPQSEGDRVTVPAGFDAQRIRLSGNVTGQPPHTGTLRHHGWVVSEVKFPTVSPAMDPRVLAPADVELA